The Sorangiineae bacterium MSr11954 DNA segment GAGCATCGCGTAAAGGCATTTGCGCGCCTCTCGGAGCTGGGAAATGCGCTCTTGCTCCCGAGCGGCATGGACGCGCTGCGCGCCGCCATGGGGCATTTGCACCTCGCGGAAATGTCGGACGGAAGCGCCGCCGATGCGAGCGCCCATGTCACCGCGGCCATGTCGGTGTTCGCGGCGGCATGGGGCCGAACCCGCCTGGGGAAAACACCGATCGCCCCCGATCCCGCGGCGGGTCATGTGGAGGACCATTTGCGCATGCTCGAGGGCCAGCCCGCCTCCGCCGCCCAGGTGCGCGCGCTCTCCACGTATCTCCTCACCGTGTCCGACCATGGGATGAACGCATCGACCTTTGCCGCGCGCGTCGTCGCCTCCACGCAGTCCGACATGGTCTCGTCCATCGTCGCCGCCATCGGTGCGCTCAAAGGGCCGCTGCACGGCGGCGCACCGGGCCCCGTCCTCGATATGCTCGACGCGATCGGCGACGCTGCCCGCGCGGAGAGCTTCATCGCCTCGGAGCTCGCGGCCGGGCGCCGCATCATGGGCATGGGCCACCGCATTTATCGGGTGCGCGATCCCCGCGCGGCGGTCCTCGAACGCGCGACCCTGGCGCTGGTCGATTCGGGGCTGCGCACCGAGCGCCTCGCGCTGGCCCGCGCCGTCGAGCGGATCGCCACCGGCGCCCTCGCGGCCAAATACCCCGATCGCAAGCTGGAGACGAACGTCGAATTTTATACGGCCATCCTATTGGACGCCATCGGCCTACCGCGCGAAGCGTTCTCGCCGACATTTGCCGTTGGGAGGGTCATCGGGTGGAGCGCCCATGTGATGGAACAGCGCGCGAAGGGGCGGCTGATCCGCCCCGAATCGCGCTACATCGGCGCGCCCGCGTCCTAGCCGCGCGCCCGCGTCCTAGCCGCGCGCCCGCGTCCTAGCCGCGCACCGCCATCAAGGAAGAACCCAGCGCTGGCTCGGGGCCGCGCTGCACGTATGGATCACGAGCCTGGTGCGCTCCGAGGAGCCGCCGCCGCGGGTATCGACGCAGAGCCCCGATGCGATATTGACGATGGCGCCCGTGGTATCGACCCGCCAGCGCTGGGCGTCCGTATCGTTGCAGTCGTAGAGCTGAATGGGCTGCCCCGGCGTAAAGCTCCCATTCGTCACGTCGAAGCATTTGCCCAGCGCGCGCAGCGACCCGTCGTCGGCGACGATCCATCGCTGCGCGCCCGTTCCATTGCACGCATAGAGCTGCACGGCGGTGCCGTTGGCCGTCTGCGCGCCGTCCACGTCGATGCATTGCTCCGCGATGCCTCGAATGGCCCCGGCGCGCGGGCCTGCCGCGGTCACGAACGCCGTACCCGAAAGTCGGATATCCCGCGACGACGCTCCGACCTTGATCGAATGAGCGCCGCCCGGCACGATCCACGATTGCGAGGACGTATCCCAGGTCGAGAAGGTCCGCCGCTCGAGAATGACGGAGACGCGCTTCTTCTGGTCCGGCGCCAAGGTGACCTTCTCGAACCCCGCGAGCTGCCTCGGCGGCTCCCCGGCGGCGCTCGGAAATCCGACATAGATCTGCGGCACCTCCTCGCCCGTGCGGCTGCCGGTGTTCGTCACGTCGAAGGCGACCGTGACGGTGCTGCCGCCGATGGGCCCGCTCAGGACCAAGCTCGAATAGGCAAAGGTCGTATACGAAAATGCCGAGCCGCGGCACCCCCGCCACGTACCCGACGGCGTGCTCCCCCGAGGGCGCATCGATGCCCTGCAAAAGGGTCGCCTTTTCCTCCAACGTCATTTGCGCGAGCAACTGCTCGACGGGATCGTCCGCCTCCGCGCGGCCTTCGCTCATCGCAGCGGAAGCGGACGTCGTCACCGTTTCAGTCTCTGCGCCATCACCCCGTTCGCCGCCGCACGCACCTGCTACGAGCACGATGGTGGCTGCTGCACCGACGGATGTTCCCCATTTCGTCCGGATCGTCGTCGCTGTCGTCGTGGTTTCGAGCATCCCCCCCTATGGCCACGATGCGATCAATTCACCTTGGCCGTACGGCCGACGTGCCCGTTCAGCGCCTTCGCCCGAACCAGCACGGTCCCCGACACCCCGGTCGGCCCCGTGTAGGGCACGAAGGTGGCGCCGTTGTTCGTGGAATATTCGATGTTGAAACCGGGATAGCGCACATTGGCCAAGAGCTGGCCATTGACGACTTTCGCGCCCGGGAGCGGAATGCGGTAATTGATCCCGGTGCTCCGCGGAAGCTCGCGCCGCACATCCACGGGACGATAGAAGTCCAAGCGCGGAAGCGCCGCCTGGCCCAAGGTGTTCACGAACTGCTTCCACGCCGCGGGCAGATCGGCAGCCGTCGGCGTGTGGGTGTTCCACGCGCGCTCGGCCACGCCGAGGATCTTGGGGAACGCGAAGTACTCGACCAGCTCGGGGCTCTTGACGTTCTCGGCAAAGAGCAACCCGTGCATGCCGAGCACATTGGCGCGACCGGCCGCGGTCAAGCGGACCTTGTTGTCCCATTCGCTGGGGGCGATGGGATGTCCCATTCGGTTGTGGGTGGCGATGGCGAAGACGTCGAACGGGAGGTAATTGAACGTCTTGCTGTCGTCGACGAAGTTTGCCCAGTAGTACCCCGGCTCATCGGGATCTTTGTTGTACGCCAGGTCCATATACAAATTGGTGGCGTGCGACAGAATCACGGATCGGCCTTCGTTGGCATACTTGTAGGCGTCGTCCTCGCGACCCCACTGCCAGACGTTGCTCCAGGGCATCGGGACGAAGCCTTCGAGCTGCAGCCCGTTGTGGATGATGTCGTCCCATCCCGTCATGCGCGCGCCGGTGGCCGTGATGATCGGGTGAAACTTCTTGAAGAAGTGGTCCTTGAGCTGCTCGTCGCCCAAGTCCTTCGTCTCCGGGTTGGCCTTGCATAGCGGCGAGCCCTGCCACCAAACGTTGTTGCTGAGCGAGGGCAGCTCGTCGCCGCCGCCGTGGATCAAGGTGAGCTTCGCGCCGGGGACCGCGTCGTAGCGCGCCTTGATCTCGCGCACCACCTTGGCGAGGAAGGCGTACGAGGAGCTCAAACAAGGATTCACGAAGTTGTCGGTGTATCCCTGGACGCTGGTGTGCTTCGACGTATCGTTCGGATCGGCCAAACGGTATTGCGACGCCTTCACCGGATCGGTGGCCGCGTACTTCGCATACCGGTGCTCCATGGACCGGACGGCGGCGCGCGCATGGCCCGGCACATCGATCTCCGGGATGACATCGATGTGGCGCTCGGTCGCGTAGGCCAGGATCTCCTCGAACTCCTTGGTCGTGTAGAAGCCGGAGCCTTTGCCCACGTAGTTGAGGGTGGCCTGCTCAAAGCCCTGGTAGGTGGGCTCCTTGCCGCCGTTGGCCTCGGTCTCGTTGCGCGCCTTGCCCTGGATGTTGTCGCCGCCACCCAGATCGTTCGCCGAGGCAAAGCCCTGGTGAAGCTGCTGTTTCTCGTCCGGATCGTAGCCGCGACGCGCGCCAAAGGTCGTCAGCTCGGGGATGCCCGGGATTTCGAGGCGCCAGCCCTCGTCTTCCGTCAGGCGGAAATGGAACTTGTTGATCTTGTGGAAGGCCAGCACGTCGAGCAACTTCTTGACGGTCTGCTTGGACTGGAAGTGGCGCCCGACATCGAGCATCATGCCGCGATACGAAAAGAGCGGCGTGTCGGAGATGTCGATCTCCGGGAGCTGCACCGACGTCTTCTTCCCGCCGGGGCGGGTCGCGGCCTGGTAAGCGTCGACGGGGACGAGCTGGCGAAGCGTCTGGATGCCGTAAAAGACGCCCGCGGAGTCCGCGCCGCGGATCTCGATGCCCTTCTCGGGATCGATGCTCAAGGAGTACCCCTCCGCCCCGAAGCTGCCCTGCGGATCGAGCACCAGCCGGATCTCCGAGCCACACCGGCTGCGCTCGTGCGTCTCCACCGAGCCCGCGAGAACGTCGCCCAGGGCAGACTTCAAGTAGTTGGCCTCTTTGGCGAGGCCGCGCTGGTAGTCGATCCCGATTTTCCCGCCGAGCCGGTATTGCCCGGACCCGGTGGTCACCGATTTCGGCCTCGGGATCAAGCTGCTGGCCGGATCGAGATCGACCCGATCGAGCGGCGCGTTCTCCTCGTAGCGCAGGGCGGGCGTCTGCGTGGGGACGACGTCGCCCGGGAAGCGCTTGGTCTGCTTGGGATCCGAGGCATCCCACACGGTGGACGCTTTGAGCGCCCAGGCCTGGGTGCTCGGCGGAAAGACGATGTGAAAGCCCCCCGGCGCGTCGGTCTTCACGATCGCCCAGTTCTCCGCGAGAAACGGGATGACGCGCTTTCCACCGGGCGGGATGGGGACGAAGTTGGCGAGCGGCTCGAGCACGAAGTACTCGCCGCTCCGGGCCGCGCCGCCCTTTTGGACTTTGAGCCCCTGGGCGGCCAAATTCTGTTTGTAGGTGGCGTTGCCTTCGCCATCGTTCAAAATACGACGGACGAAGCTGAAATAGATTTGCCAGCCGCTGGCATCGAGGCGAATTCCGCTCCGGTTCTCGATGGTCAGCTCACCGCGGAAGAACGAACCGTCATCCGCCGCCGTATTGTCCACCGGCCGGAACGTAATGGCGATATCGGGCCCGCTCGCGCGTGTCTGCAGGCTCGATTCGCGCGATTCGCCCGATTCGCTGGCGCCGAGATCGCCGGGCTCCGTCTCCGGTTGCGAGACCACCCCAGCGTCCCCCTGGCACCCTGCAATCCACGCGGAAGCTACGATGGTCGAAATACCTAGCAGGGACCTTGTCATCGTTTACCTCACTTTAGAGTTTAATGCGGTACGGTATCAGCCTGACGACTGGTCATCAAATTGGAAATGAGGTTGATGATTAAATCGCATGATCGATTGGATCATCCCTGATCGATTCGATCGTGCTCAAGTGTTTATGTTCTCTGCACACCATCCGGAAACGCATGGCGTGAGACGCACGAAAGGCGGAGGGGCGCTCGCGCGCCACGCTCCGCCTCTCGGAGGGTCTACGGGGACCTTAACTATTTATTCAGCGTGCAGTCGGCCACCGCGGACGCGGGGACTTCGGGCGGGCCCTCGAGATCGTTGATGAACGACGGATCGGTCTGGATACGCTGCGCGTCGGGGACGCGGGCCTGGACCAGGCTGTAGCCAGGATCGCCGGCGCCCTTGGTGGGATCTTTTCGTTCATACACGCCCTGCGGGAACCAGCACATGGACTTGTACTCGTCCTCGCTCATCTGCTCGCCGGCGTCGAAGGACTGCTTGTCCTTGGAGTCGACCACGCCGTCCACGTTGGAGTCGCGCTGGCCGTTGGTGGGGTAGGGGCCGTTGAACACGAACTGCCAGCCGCGGGTCGAGATTTCGTTCACGTATTTACGCACCACGCTATCGTCGATGCCCTGCGCCGTGGGATTGAGGTTGAAGCCCGGGACGCTCTGCGCCGGATCGTTGGTCATCGGGTCGTTCCGGTTCACGGGTTGCCAGGTCCCCCGGTGGATCTCCGAGAACATCGAGACGTACATGGGCGTCCAGTTCCAGAACGGGCTCCCCAGGCACGTCTGCAGCGGCGCGCCGTTGGGCAGGCCGTTGGCGTCCAGCTCTTTGTAGGCGTTTCGATTGTCGTTGCTGACCGAATAGACCCTGGGCTGCCCGTTGGCGTCCTTGAGCCTGCCGCTCTTGTACAAGGTCTCGATCAGGCGCACGCTCCTCTGGTTGTCGGCGCCGTGCGCGATGACCTCTGCGCCGTCGTCGATGAGCCGATAGGTGAGGAGCTCCTCGCGGTAGACGCTGTCGCCGCCCGACTTGTTGAGCGCCAGCGGTCCATTGTAATTGTACGTCCTGGTCGGTTTCCAATCGGACCAGAATCCAATCCACGCCACTTCGAGCGTGATCTGCGGCTTCACCGAGCGCGCCCCGAGGAGGAATGCGCTGATGTGGCGGACGACCTCGGGGGTGATGAACGAGCCGATGTACCCGATCTTGTTCTGGGCGCGCTGCGCCGCCACGACCCCCGCGACCCACCACGCTTGCTCCTCGTGCGCGGCGTAGGCGGCCACGTTCGGCTTTTGGGCTTGATAGCCCTGGCAGTTGAGGAACTTGACCTTCTCGTGCTTCTTGGCCAGCTCGAGCATCTTGGCGCGTTGGCTGTACGAATTGAGCAGGATGACGTCGGCCTTCTCTTCGTTTACGGCTTTCTCGACGGCATTGGTGATATCCAAGTCCGATATGACCGACTCTTGGAACTTGTAATTGATGTACGGGAGCCTCTCCTTGGCCGCCGTCACGCCTTCTTGATGGGTCAAGGTCCAGCCCTCGCCGCCGGAGACGACGCCGACCCAGAGGGCCGAGACGTTGAGCGGCTTTTGGCATTTGCCGGCAAAGCACTTGGTCGACGCCGGGCAATCGCCGTTGCCGTCGCAGGACGCCACGCAAACACCGTCGTCGCAGCTCCCCACGTGGCATTCGCTGCTGGTGTTGCACTGGACCCCGAGGCCCTTCCCTTTGACGTCTTTCTCGACGATGACGGAGCAACCGAAGGTGAGGACCGACAGTCCCATGAACCACGAAAGCAAAGGTCTACGCAGCATCAGAAGCTACCTCCAACGGATACGCGGCCCGGAGCAATTCCAAATTCGAGCCGCTGCCAAGCGCTCTTTTTCGCCTCGTCTTTCTTCTCGGCCGCCTCGGCCTTCGGATCGCGGATGAAGGTCAAGATCAGGGTGGTGCCGAGGGTGACGACGGCCGCGCCGAGGAAGACGTCCGTCAGGAGCGAGAGCGTCTTCACCTTCGACTGCTGATCCTTCGTGGGGTCGTCGGGGCTCTCGCCGACGAACTTCTGATCCTTCAAATCGCTCGACGCCTTGAGCGCCAGGATCCCGGTGGTGGCCCCGATCACCGCCAGGCCGCCGGCCGCCACCACACCCACCGTGGACAAGGTCGTCCACTTCGACGGGCCGCCGTCCGAGGTGACCGTCACCACGTTGCTCACCAAGTCGAGCTCCACCCGCGTCGATTCGGTGCCCGCCACCTCGACCACGCGCGTGAGCGGGGCGCGCCCCTCCTTGGCGGCCGTGATCTTGCGCCGGCCCGCGCCCACCGGGATCGGACCATCGAGGGGCGTCTTGCCGATGTAGGTCTCGTCGACCGTGATGTCGACGCCCGCCACGTTGGTGACGATCTCGATGCGGCCGATGCGCGTCTGGAGCTTGGCGATGTCGCGTTCGACCTCCGCGCGCCGATCGTTCGACACGTTGGAGCCGCCCTCTTTCAGGTACTTCTCGAAGTTGCGGAGCGCGCAGGCGTACTCGGTGAGCTGAAAGCACACCTGGCCCAGGTTGTAGAGGATCTTGTACGTGGGCTGCAGCTCGTAGGCGCGCCGGAACTCGATGAGCGCGTTGGGGAAGTCCTGCTCTTCGTAGAGCTCGAGCCCGCGCTTGAAGCGCATTTGCGCTTCGTCGGCGCCCCCGTTCCCCTGCGCGAGCGCGCCGCTCGAGATCGACAGGACCGCGGCGCAGAGCAGCGCGGCGATGGAGCGGAGAAGAGTTGTTCGTTGGGAAGGCAGGAAACGAATAAAGGATCGCGTCATGGGCAACGTCTCCGTCGTGCCAGTCGGGTAATCTATTTTCATACTTCGCTAGTCGCTATTTCATTTGGCCCAGGGATCATTGGAATCGATCGGGCGAGCCTGTTTCTTGTTCGCTTTGGGATCCGCCTCCGGCTTCGCCGCGGAGGGCGCGCTGGAGTTCGCGGCCGGCGGCTGCGGGGGCGGCGGCGCCGGTGCGACCGCGGCCACCGCCGGCTCCTTCGCGGCGCGCGAGGGCCCGCGCGACGGGCGGGTGTACGTCGTCGGGGCCTGGGGCTCTTTCTCGAGCCGGAGCACGATGTCGCTGTCCGCGTGCATCATCACCGTCGTGGACTTCGAGAGGTAGCCTTTGGCCTCTGCACGCACCACGTGCGTGGACGTCGTATCCTTCGGCCCTCGTTGAATGGAGGGATTGCCCGTGAGCGGCGTGTCGTCCCAATAGAGCTTTGCGTCGCTCGGCTCCGCGCGCAGCACCGCGACCACTGACGTGCTGGGCGTGTTCGATCCGGTCATGCTGGTGCCGGTCGACCGTGTGGTGTCGTTCGTGTTCGGTGAAGACGCTTGCGCCGAGGGATCGGGCCCGCTCTCGCTCTTGAGCGACTTTCCGACGACGACGGCCCCGCCGAGCAGCGCGAGCGCGCCCACGATCGCCAGCACCGTGATCGCACCAGAGCGCTTGGGCGGGGCCGCGATGGAGATGGCGGCGTTGCTGGGGATCGTTCGGCCCGTGAGGGAGCCGGTCAGGGAGCCCGGGAGCGAGCCCGCGGTGAGCGAATCGATCGAGCGCGCGCCCGAAGGCGTGGTCGAGCCGCTGGGCACGCCCGACGACGCCAAGTTGGCCAGCGACCGCGGGAGCTCCATTTGATCGAGCGCCCGGTACTCGCCCGTGGGGAGCGAGGCCACCTTGGCGAGCTGGCTCTCGATGATGCGCTGCCGCTCCTCGCGCAGCTGCGCGAAGACGGTCGTCATGTACGTGGCGAGATCGCGCGACGTGTACTTCTCCGGAAGCTTCCCCAAGAACGCTTCGACGTCGGCTTGGAGCTCGAGGCAGTTGGCGTAGCGATCCTTCGGATCGTGCGCCATCGCTTTGCGGACGATGGCGTCGAGCTCGTCGGGCACGCTGGCGTGGATGCTCTTGGGGCTGGGGACCTCGTCGCCGACCACGGCGCTGATCACCTCCACGTCGGTCCGGCCCTTCCACATGCCTTCACCGACGGCGGCGTCCCAAAGGATCGCACCGAGGGCGAAGATGTCGGCGCGCCGATCGATCTTGTTGCCCATCAACTGTTCGGGAGGCATGTAGCGAATCCTCCCTTTGAACGTGCCGATCTGCGTCTCGTGCAGCGACGTGACGGCTTTGGCGATCCCGAAGTCGAGCACCTTCACGCCGCCATCGAAGGTGATGAAAATATTCGGTGGCGACACATCGCGGTGGACGAGCTCGAGGGCCTTGCCGTCGTAGTCCTTCGCCTCGTGCGCGTAGTGCAGGCCGGTCAGCACCTCGCTAATGAGGCGAAGGTGCATGCCGAGCGGGAGTGGATTTCCCGTTTTTCGTCCCCGTGCGAGCACCTTGTGGAGCGGTTGCCCGTCCAGATACTCCATGACCGTGATGTCGCGACCCTCTTCGTGAATGACCTCGTAGGTTTGCACGACGTTCGCGTGATTGAGCCGCGCCGCGAGGCGGGCCTCCTCATGAAACATCGACAGCAAATTCGGATCCGACGCGACCGTGTCGCGCGGGACCTTGAGCACCACGAGCTTGTTGAAGCCGTGAGGCCCCCGCATCACTGCGAGATAAACATGCGCCATTCCCCCCGTGCCGAGTTCCGCAACAAGGCGATACTTCCCGACCATGACAGGGAGCGACGGACCAACTTCTGACGTTTCGTTGCGTTCGGCACCCATCCACCAGCATGATCGTCGGATTCCAACGCAAATGCCATGCAGAAAGATGCAGCACTGCAACGCCGACCGTTAGTTCATCTCACATCGCATGAAAGATGGTCGTTGCATATCGCACCTGGCTGCATCGAGCTCAGGTAGGAAATGGCGCAACTTCGGCTCACAATGGCCGCTGACTCGTCACGCTTGCACAGGGCAGCTGGCGCGCGCGCAAACGTTTGACGGGCCCGATGCTTCCGGGGCACCATCGGCCGAGGAAAGTCGGGGGACCGCGCATGGCGCACATCCACGCGGGTTCTGGCGCGTCTCGCGCCTCGAAAATCCTGGTCGCACTGAAAACTTGCAGGGCTAATCGAACGAGAGGGCTTATGAAACTGGACAAGTGGGGTGTTTACGGGTGCATGGCTTTGGCGTCGCTCGCGCCCTTCGCCAGCGCGTTGGTCGGTTGCAAGGGAAACTCCGAAACGCAAGGAAAAGCGACTCCCGCAGCGTCGAGCGCCAGCTCCGCGGCCAATGCGGCCAATGCGGCCAATCCGGCCAATGCGGCCAATTCTCCTTACGTGGTGGGTATGGTGCTCGTGGGGCCCTGGAACGACCACGGCTGGAATCAGTCGCATTTCGAGGGAATCAAGGCCGCGATCGACAAAATCCCCAATGTCAAGTTCGAATTCGTGGACAAGGTCAATCCGGCCGACCGGCCCAATGTCAAGGGTTCTCAGGTCGCCGACGACTTGATTGCCCGGGGCGCCAAGTTCATTGTTTTCAATTCCGATGACTACAAGGACGACGCCCTGGACATCGCCAAGAAGTACCCGGACGTGACCGTCGTCCACATCTCCGGCGACTACGCCTGGAAAGATGGAAAGAACTACAAGAATCAAAAAAATCTCGGCAATATCATGGGCGATATCGAGTCGGCCCAGGGCATCGGAGGCTGCGCGGCCGCCCTCGGCACGGAGACGGGCAAAATCGGCTACCTCGGCCCGCTGGTGAACGACGAGACCCGGCGGCTGGTGTCCTCGGCCTACCTGGGCGCCAAATACTGCTGGGAGAAATACCGAAAGAAGCCCGTCAAGGATTTGACGTTCAAGGTCACCTGGATCGGTTTCTGGTTCAATATCCCCGGTGTCACACTCGATCCGACAAAGGTCTCGGACGACTACTACAATGGCGGATACGACGTGGTCATGACGGGTCTGGACACGCCCGAGGCCGCTGTTCAGGCCAAAAAGGCGGTCGAGGCGGGCAAGAGGGTCCGTTACCTCCATTACGACTTCAAGAAGGGGTGCGACGTAGCGCCCGACGCCTGCCTGGGCGTCGTTTATTATAACTGGACTCCGTCCTACCTGGACGCAATTCAGAAGGCGAAAGAAGGAAAGTTCGTCGGCGACTTCGTCCGCCCGGCGCCCGATTACGCCAACATGAACGGCGAGAGCTCGTCCATCGGCTTCGAGTTCGGCAAGGCGCTCGGCGACAAGAAGGCGCAGCTCGAGGAGCTGATCAAGGGCCTGGGAGACAAGAGCGTCAACTTCTTTACCGGGCCCCAGAAGTTCCAGGACGGCAGCGACTTCCTCCAGCCGGGCGAGGTGGCGACGGTGCAGAAGATTTGGTACATGCCGCAGCTCCTGCAGGGAATTACGGGCACCAGCGGGACGACCAAGAAATAGTCGTTACCTCTACTGCCGTCCGGACCTCCTGCAGTAGTGTTCCGTCCCCGAATGCGTGTCGAGCTTCGCCAGATCTCCAAACGCTTCGGGGCCGTGCAGGCGAACGATGGCATCTCGCTCACCCTCCAGCCGGGCTCGATCCACGGCCTTTTGGGCGAGAACGGGGCGGGCAAGAGCACCTTGGCCGGCATCCTGAGCGGGCTCGTTCGCCGGGATACGGGCACCATCGAGCTCGATGGCCGCCCCGCCATCCTCGACACGCCGGCCCGGGCCCTCGCCGCCGGCATCGGCATGCTCCACCAGGAGCCCCACGATTTCCCCGAGCTCACGGTCCTCGAGAACTTCGTGGCCGCGCGCCCGGGGCCTTTTCTTTTTGCCGGTAAGCGAAAACGGGAGTCGCGCGACAAGCTCCTGGAGCTGATGCGCAGCTTTGGCTTTTCGCTCGACCCCGACGAGCGCGCAGGCCGGCTCACCATGGGGGAGCGGCAGCAATTGGAGCTCCTGGGGCTCTTATCCCTGGGCGTACGCACCTTGATTTTGGACGAGCCGACCACCGGTATCTCCAGCCAACAAAAGGAGTCGCTCTTCACCGCGCTCCAGCAGCTCGCCGCGGACGGCTGCTCGGTGCTGCTGGTGTCGCACAAGCTGCCGGACGTCCAGGCACTGTGCCACCGGGTGAGCATTTTGCGGCGGGGCAAGCTGGTGGGGGAGGCGGAGCTGCCCATCACCTCGGAGCGCTTGGTCGAAATGATGTTCGGCTCCGCGGCCGCCGCCCGACCGCGCAAGCCCGCCACCGCGGTCTCCGAGGCCGAGGCGGTTCGCCTCGAGCGCCCCCAGGCCGTCCGCGGGCGCCTGCGGCTCCAGATGAAACGGTTCGTCGCCCGCAAGGGCGAAATCGTAGGCCTTTGTGGTCTGGAGGGCAGCGGGCAGTCGCTCCTGCTCGAGCTCTGCGCGGGGCTCTTGCCCATGCGCGAAGGGCGGCTTCGGGTCGGCGACGTCGATCTGACGGGCCGCCCGTACCGCGCCTTTCTTCGCGCGGGGGTCGCGTACGTCCCGGCGGATCGGGTGCGCGAGGGGCTCATCGGCGGATTTTCCATCGAGGAGCACGTGGCCTTGCGTTCGCCCGCGCGCGGGTTTTTTCTTCGCACCAAGGAGATGACCCGCGCCGCCGAAAAAGCCATCGAGACCTTTCGCATCCGCGGCACCCCGCAGTCCCGCGCGGAGCAGCTCTCGGGCGGCAACCAACAGCGCACGCAGCTGGCGCTCCTGCCGCCGGAGCTCTCGCTTCTGCTGATGGAGCACCCCACGCGCGGCCTCGACATCGAGTCGACCCAGTGGGTGTGGCAGCAGCTGATCGCGCGCTGCCAGAGCGGCACCGCCATCGTGTTCGCGTCCTCCGATCTGGACGAGGTCATGACGTACAGCGATCGGATCATCGCCTTCAGCGGAGGGCACGCGTCGCGGCCCATCGCGGCCTCGGAGCTGACCTTGGATCGCCTCGGGCGCATGATCGGCGGCCAGCTCGGCGACGACGAGGACGAGGCGGCCCGATCGTGAAGCCCGCGCTGGTGAAGCCCGCGTTCGTGAAACCCGCCCTGCTCCGCGCGGCCGCCCTGGTGGTTTCGCTGGTGTTCGTGGGCGCGGTGTGCCTCTTGATGGGCGCTTCGCCCGCCGCCGTGGCCGTCGCGTTCTGGGACGGTGCGTTCGGCACGGTGGATCAAGCCGCGCGCGTCCTCGGCACCCTCTCGCCGCTGCTCCTTTGTGCGAGCGGGTTGCTCTTTACGTTTCGCGCGGGCCTCTACAATTTGGGCGTGGAAGGGCAGCTGGTGGTGGGGGCCATCGCGGCCACGGGCGCGGCGAGCGCCACCGAGAGCGTCCTTCCCGCGTGGGCGGTCATCGCGGTGGCGCTCGTGGCGGGCATGCTCGCGGGCGCTTCGTGGGGCGTGCTCACTGGGGTGCTGCACGTGTTCGGTCGGGTCAGCGAGATCTTCGCGGGCCTGGGGATGAACTTCATGGCGCAAGGCGCCGCGCTTTATCTCATTTTCGGCCCGTGGAAGCGTGAAGGGGTGGCCTCGATGGCCGGCACCGAGCCGATGGATCGCTCGCTCTGGATGTCCACCTTCGGCACCACCGATGCAAGTCCAACCGCGTTGCTTTTGGCCATCGCCGCCGCCGTGTTCACCGCGGTGCTCATCCAGCGGACGCACTTTGGCCTGAAGGTGCGCGCGGTGGGGCAGAACCTGCGCTCGGCGCACGTGCTGGGCGTCCCGGCCGTGCAGCAGCTGCTCATCGTGTTCGCGGCGTGCGGCGTCTTTTCGGGGCTCGCCGGCGCCCTTCAAGTCATGGCCGTCTTTCACCGCCTGATCCCCAACGTCTCGAGCAACTTGGGCTACTTGGCGCTCTTGGTGGTCATGCTGGCCAGCTTCGACATGCGCCTGGTGGTCCCCATCGCGGTGCTCTTCAGTGTGCTCAATGTGGGGAGCCTTCGCCTGCCGCTCGCGCTCGGCCTCGAGTCCTCGCTCTCGGGCGTCCTGCAAGGGGCGCTGGCCCTCGTCTTCTTGCTTTTGCCGCGCGGCGATTCGGGCGCCCGCCGGGAAGGTACCTGAGCACCGATGGACGTCGTTCCCATCTTCGCCACCGCCATCGCGACCTCGACGCCCAT contains these protein-coding regions:
- a CDS encoding ATP-binding cassette domain-containing protein, which encodes MRVELRQISKRFGAVQANDGISLTLQPGSIHGLLGENGAGKSTLAGILSGLVRRDTGTIELDGRPAILDTPARALAAGIGMLHQEPHDFPELTVLENFVAARPGPFLFAGKRKRESRDKLLELMRSFGFSLDPDERAGRLTMGERQQLELLGLLSLGVRTLILDEPTTGISSQQKESLFTALQQLAADGCSVLLVSHKLPDVQALCHRVSILRRGKLVGEAELPITSERLVEMMFGSAAAARPRKPATAVSEAEAVRLERPQAVRGRLRLQMKRFVARKGEIVGLCGLEGSGQSLLLELCAGLLPMREGRLRVGDVDLTGRPYRAFLRAGVAYVPADRVREGLIGGFSIEEHVALRSPARGFFLRTKEMTRAAEKAIETFRIRGTPQSRAEQLSGGNQQRTQLALLPPELSLLLMEHPTRGLDIESTQWVWQQLIARCQSGTAIVFASSDLDEVMTYSDRIIAFSGGHASRPIAASELTLDRLGRMIGGQLGDDEDEAARS
- a CDS encoding BMP family ABC transporter substrate-binding protein, translating into MASLAPFASALVGCKGNSETQGKATPAASSASSAANAANAANPANAANSPYVVGMVLVGPWNDHGWNQSHFEGIKAAIDKIPNVKFEFVDKVNPADRPNVKGSQVADDLIARGAKFIVFNSDDYKDDALDIAKKYPDVTVVHISGDYAWKDGKNYKNQKNLGNIMGDIESAQGIGGCAAALGTETGKIGYLGPLVNDETRRLVSSAYLGAKYCWEKYRKKPVKDLTFKVTWIGFWFNIPGVTLDPTKVSDDYYNGGYDVVMTGLDTPEAAVQAKKAVEAGKRVRYLHYDFKKGCDVAPDACLGVVYYNWTPSYLDAIQKAKEGKFVGDFVRPAPDYANMNGESSSIGFEFGKALGDKKAQLEELIKGLGDKSVNFFTGPQKFQDGSDFLQPGEVATVQKIWYMPQLLQGITGTSGTTKK
- a CDS encoding PEGA domain-containing protein produces the protein MTRSFIRFLPSQRTTLLRSIAALLCAAVLSISSGALAQGNGGADEAQMRFKRGLELYEEQDFPNALIEFRRAYELQPTYKILYNLGQVCFQLTEYACALRNFEKYLKEGGSNVSNDRRAEVERDIAKLQTRIGRIEIVTNVAGVDITVDETYIGKTPLDGPIPVGAGRRKITAAKEGRAPLTRVVEVAGTESTRVELDLVSNVVTVTSDGGPSKWTTLSTVGVVAAGGLAVIGATTGILALKASSDLKDQKFVGESPDDPTKDQQSKVKTLSLLTDVFLGAAVVTLGTTLILTFIRDPKAEAAEKKDEAKKSAWQRLEFGIAPGRVSVGGSF
- a CDS encoding serine/threonine protein kinase; its protein translation is MRGPHGFNKLVVLKVPRDTVASDPNLLSMFHEEARLAARLNHANVVQTYEVIHEEGRDITVMEYLDGQPLHKVLARGRKTGNPLPLGMHLRLISEVLTGLHYAHEAKDYDGKALELVHRDVSPPNIFITFDGGVKVLDFGIAKAVTSLHETQIGTFKGRIRYMPPEQLMGNKIDRRADIFALGAILWDAAVGEGMWKGRTDVEVISAVVGDEVPSPKSIHASVPDELDAIVRKAMAHDPKDRYANCLELQADVEAFLGKLPEKYTSRDLATYMTTVFAQLREERQRIIESQLAKVASLPTGEYRALDQMELPRSLANLASSGVPSGSTTPSGARSIDSLTAGSLPGSLTGSLTGRTIPSNAAISIAAPPKRSGAITVLAIVGALALLGGAVVVGKSLKSESGPDPSAQASSPNTNDTTRSTGTSMTGSNTPSTSVVAVLRAEPSDAKLYWDDTPLTGNPSIQRGPKDTTSTHVVRAEAKGYLSKSTTVMMHADSDIVLRLEKEPQAPTTYTRPSRGPSRAAKEPAVAAVAPAPPPPQPPAANSSAPSAAKPEADPKANKKQARPIDSNDPWAK